The following nucleotide sequence is from Megalops cyprinoides isolate fMegCyp1 chromosome 6, fMegCyp1.pri, whole genome shotgun sequence.
aatCCATGTAAAGTTTTTGCTCAAATCAACAAGCCCTGTGGGGATATTCCTGTGAGGACCCCACACCCTCCCCACCAAAACAacttttcagtttaattttcacataattgtcaaattattcaaaagaaatTTAAATCTGCTTCAAGGACAGAACTAAAGTATACATTTTAACAACAAGATATTAAAGTATTGACatctttcccccccccccaaaaaaaaaaaaactgcccaaGGAAGAATTgtagctttgttttgtttcttagaGAGTTATACAGTAACCACAATTCTCCTTAAACTCAGAAACAGTAATAACACCCCAGTATGACTGATTACCTATTACAAGTAACCCCACCAGGCTGTCATTGCTTTCACCCTGTCACTCCCCTAAAGAATTGATCGCAGGTCAGTTTGAATGTTCGAACAAAATCAATGTGGTTAAGATTGCTGATTACAGGTTCGCTCTGAGGGCATCTACACCGCCTACAGCCACAGGTTCCTCCAAATCATACTGAATACAACAATGACTACTAAAATCCAGTGTAATTTACGGTATGTTCCTGTTCCGTTTTCAAGTTGAACAACCTTCCATGTACAAGCATCACAATTTCAGAACATTTAATTTCTGAATGAGCGGGTGGGAGGAATTCTCagcttaatgtttttttttccattgtatgaTAAATACCTGTTTTGgaaacccacccccacccctcaccaaacacagaaaaagaagtGCCACAGGATAAAGAGGATTATTATAACACGCATCATCATGGCAGGGTCGGACGGATTACTTCAAATCactccattcttttttttttttttctcccacctTGTGGGGAATCTTAATGAGTGGGAGAGGCTCAGGGTTGGAAGAGCTACCGAGTCACATGTCCAATCAAGTTACAGGTACAGCTGAGGTTAGGCTGGCACAGTCTGTGGATCGACACAGCCAAGGGATatgggtggaggaggagagatggcTCTGATATGTGCATTCCGAGGACCTGATGCAGCCTTCTGATAATTAGCGTGTGCGGGCGGGACCATGAGCGGGCGAGACCCACTCGCTTGGTGGTCAGGAGCTGGTCAGCATCGCAGTTCACCGATACACTGCGTGAGATATGGAGCTGGTCTTGTAGTTGAGCTGGTGGTTGGACACAAAGTTGTGGTGCAGGTTCTTGCGGGTGCAGATGTCTTTAGCGTAGAGGTTCATGCAGGTGTCACAGGAGACTTTGGAGCAGTTTATACATGTGTGAGAGGCGCCCGGCTTGTTGCAAAAGCCGCACCGGgaccctccccctcccaaaccCCCGCTGCTGTTGGCGGTGGAAATAATGGGCTTGCTGGGATACGGCTTGGGCATAGTCAGTGGCTTCTCCAACAGTGGCGAGTGGGAGTGGGCGTGGCTGTGGGAGTTGGAGTAAACGGACAGTTTCTCCTTTGCCGGTAAGTAGCCGTCGAGGGGGCGGGGTGAGGTTTTGGGGTAGTCCTGCCGTCCGCAGCACGGGGCAGGCTCCTGGGTGTGGCAGGCGGGGCAAAGGATCACCTCGCACCGCTGACAGGAGGCCAGGCTCGGGCAGCCTCTTCCGCAGCCCTGGCACTTCACACCGTGTCCCTTCAGCACCCAGCTCTCCCTGCTGTCCCGGGGGTCCCGGCTCGGCGGGCGGGATATGGGCTGGCGGTACGCCCCGCACTCCGTGTACAGGTCGACGTCGTCCAGGGAGGACAGGTGGTAGGAGTAAGGCTCCGCTGACGGCGACTGCACGGGGAAGAAGTCCGCCACCCCGACGTAGGAGGGCGGGGctggggcggagagcagggaggggctgGGCCGGAGTATCTCATCCTTCATGTCCTCCTCGGCGTCCACGAAGAGCGGCTCCTTGCGCAGGCTGAGCGAGGCCTTCAGCACCGGCTTGTTGGCCGGCTGCCAGCTGCCCGCGCTGTCTGTCACATCCACCGACTTGGACGGGCGGGCGGGCCTCCGGAGGCAGGTGCGCTCCGTCTCCGCCTGCCGCACGGACAGCCGCGACACCTCCCCTGCCAGCGCGTCCCGGCGGCGCAGCGCCTCCGCGCACCCGGCCGCGTCCTCCCTGCTCGCCCGGCGCGCCTCCACGGCCTCCGCCTCCGTCGCTGCTCCGCCTGCCAGCgccaccacctccaccagcagCCTGCATTCCGCGCGCGCCAGGAAGAGCTCGAAGGCCAGCTGCCGCAGGTGCGGCGCCCCCCCGGGGTGGTCGCGGGCGTGGAACTGCAGCTCGTGGTCCCGGGAGTAGCCCATGGAGCGCAGCAGAGAGCGCAGGTCTGTATCACACAACGCCGCCTGCAGGCAGTACACATAGGGTCCTGTGAAGGTCTGTAAGGGGATAAAGAGAAACGGTTAAGGTAAAGCACTGGCTCAGGATAGTCTGTGAACATTACAGCATCACAACAAACAACCTGCAGATCACTATCCAGTTCCTGGAAGGCTGCATTCCAGGAAATTTCTTTTTCACCAATGAACTCATGCCCTTCGTACAGCTAAATGCTACAATCCAACTAATCTAACTTGCCCTCCTAGTTCTGAGATCAgctttttaaagagaaatgaGTAAGCTACTTGAATGGAACACACCAGGACCAGGATTTGGTGACCAAACCTTGGAGCAAACAGGTCTAGGGTATGTAAGAAACAAAGGAATACTGTGTCTGTATTAATTCACCTGTGACCTAGTCACTTTCTTTAATTAGCTAACTGGCAAAATATGCCCACACAGCATTGAACTGGCTGCGCACTAACAAATAGGTGACAAGATTGCTCACCACTGAGAAGTGacacaaaagcaataaaaaaaatatcctcCCTAAAAATATCTGCAGCCATCTGCTGAAAAGGCGCAGTCCCTGTGTTATTGTGAATGCTCACAGTAACCTTGCATTAACTAACCATAAAGAGTCCTTCCCTAAAATCCCATGCAGGAAATGAAGCAGTTCCACAGCCTATATTTACTGTATCCTACTACAAGCTATTTCTGcccgtccctctccctccgcGAGGCACGCACGTGTACCTTGATGGCGCGAAACTCCTTCTTCCAGGGGAAGAGCAGCAGGTTGGTGCAGACTGTCTCCAGCATGGCGAAGGCTCTCTCCAGGCCCTGCAGGCTGGACCTCCTCAAAGTGCGCAGCGCATTCTCCGCCACCTCGTAGAAGCGCACCATGCGGAACCGCTGCCCCGGGTCCGTCTGGTAGGCCCCGAGCAGGGCCACCGCCTCTGGCAGAAGCTCCGCCTCCTTGGCCCGCCCACTGTCCAGCTCCTCGGCAGCCTCCTCCGCTCTTCGCTCCAGCGACTGCGCATACTTCTTAAACAGTTCCTCTCGCAGCTTGGCATCCATCAGCAGCAGCGGGCGGGGCCAGTGGCGCAGGCTCTCTCTCGCCCGCCAGGGCCCTCTTCACGCTGCCCAGGCCATCTCCAGCTCCGCTCCACACCAGACGCTCCAGAGGAGGGGCCAGCGCCACGCCCCAGGGGTGGAGTCAGTAGTGACGTCGCCACCATGCACAATTCGCAATTTCAAGGTTTATGTTCTGAGTTTTCAGCCTGCTGGGCGCTGCTTTGCGTCTCTGGCTCTGTCGTTGAATTTCACGTGTCTTACTTGTGTGACCCTCTCTCACTGACGAGGAAGCTGGCAAAATGAAGCACACACGGAATTCGAAATTCTACTATCTCAGCTCGGTATCAGCAAAGGAGGGGGAAGTCCCCAGAATGCTTTTCTCCCATGTGCGGCGTGAGGTCACTGGGGTTGACAGGAGATATGATCACTCAGCAAAGTaaactgtttccatggtgacactGGCTGCAAGATAGCAGGAAGatacagtcagtcagtcacacatTAACACAGGGTGCAGGAGTTTCTGCATCTTTTAAGGGTTAAACTGCAGTTTGGTTCGAGTAGTTTGGCTCTGATTTTGTCCACTACAGCCCCCACCCCAGTCAGTGCTCTGGCCTGTTGACCCTTTCCGATCCCACAGAAATTTAAGAATAATATTAACAGCCTTTCatccagaaaaacaaaatgtttttaataacatttttaaaaaacatactgCGTTAGAAGCAGGGTGTGAGGGTGTAGCGAGTCTTTTCGCTCCttctgtgtgagagggagtaatgacacacacccacacggTTGCCAACACACAATATGTTGACATTTTGAGTGTGGGACGAGAgaatgcataatttattttcccacaatgcagttaAATTGTGGCGCACACTTCACCACAGTCCGCTGTTGTCCACTGTACATTCATGGatttgctagctaactacctagctagctattttaCTACGTACTGTTCAACACTGACTGGATACCTACCAAATCCAGTGTTCACACTATGTAGCTGGCGTTAcctatgtagctagctaagctaatACAGACCAGACCAGTTCAGATGCCGTCACTATCGTAAAGGATGTGAGcgaattttaaatgattttacacCCAACAGCTACCTAGCTACAATCTCTCCAGTTAGCTATCTGTTTTCATAAACTTGATCAGCAGCCTGGTTAACAATCGTTAGGTCAGTATCACAAGCGGCAATCAGACCTTTCGGTGTTTGGCACCGTCAGCACCCTACCAATCTAATTATCTACATAAATTAGCTCATTAGCTCATAACGCTTACGTTTCTAAGTGCGAGCGAGGCGTCTTCagctgtagctagctacctagttagACTAGCTGACTAACGTTAAACAGCCTAACGTAAACGCTGAATATGAATGTAACCGGTCGTCAGCAGCTAGCTGTACACACCCCCTGGTTTCACATTTACGGATACGATGCGATATATCCCAGGGGATCATCGGGCTATCTAAGACACTAACTGAAAATACAGTTAATACAGCTTGTGAAAACACCGCAGGCGAGTTACAGAGACTCAAGGCATATTTAACCCATGTTAAAAGATGAATTAGTTGAACATACTAAACGATAGCTATAGCTGGCTGGAGTCGAATGGATACACACCCAAAGAAACCAAAATTTTCGCTAACAAGCTACCTACGCACTTCAGCTAACTGACACGTAGCGAAATTATTTAGTTAGCTGTGATATTGTAACCAGACTAAgcgtttctttctctctgcttatTCGTCAAATTGACAGGTCCTTGCGAACGATAGCTCTCGGTACAGGCAGGGATGTGATTTCGGTCTTCCGTTCCACAGCGaactagctagcgttagctaagTTGACCAGCAAACCACTCAAACACTAGCTTGCTAGCTCGCTAGCCAGTGGTTACAAAATCTAAAAATGCGCAGACCTTACGCTCCACTGTGGGTTTGACAGGGATTTAGCTAGCTCGCTGGCTACTGGATTATAAAGcgaagttagctagctactatagCTACATTAGCCAAGATGACTTCTCAGCCTACCACTGTGAAGCCAACCtttgctaacattagctagctagctagttcctGTGACTCCGGGGCCCGTCGAGCAGCACTGGTGACAAACGGTCACGAAAAGCATCTCACGGCTTGCCAAGTCCACGCTGATAATTTTGCTGCCGTGGAAGTCAGCAGCCCACATGCGCGACAAATATGTGACTAAACGGCcacatcataaaaataaaaacaagccaCCACGCTCATCATCTTACCTTCGTAGTGCGCTGGAAATTCCCTTCTTCGAAATACGCATGCGTTGAGTTGCTCTTTACACTTGCCCCCTCCTCCTGGACGTGCGTGTACGCTGAAAACATACCGGTGACACGCCCCATCAAGTACATAATACAAGTGTTTTTGCAAATATGAATTTCTGACATATATACTATACGAACCACAGGAATTCAGCTTGCAACAAGTTATGTTGTCTCGTGTCACCGACTCACCGGCAAAGCGATTGGAAATAGAAATGTCTTTGTAATATCCACATTGTAAATTTAGGCCTGTGTTTACAGGTAGTTCAGCGTGATTTTTCATCTTGGAACTCGATTAATGACGTCACACCGAATAGAAATCTGTTTTCCACATCAAATTACAAGGTGTTCTCCTTGCTGGCATTGCCCATGACTGCTCCTGGTAGAACTGCTCTTTAAAAAATTGGATTGAGTTGACAACATTTAATTTCTGCTTAAATAGCGATTTCTTTGTATATATGGATGAACCATTTGGATCATTGTCTTCTGGAATGTTGATCTTCACCCAGATTTGAGCTTCTTAGCAGAGGGAACCAAGCTTTTGGCTGACATCGCAGGTGTGGGAGGATCTCTAGCTCATCAAGTCTCATGCACCTATAGATGAAAAAACACACCAGATCATGATAACCCCCCATCGTATTTCACAACGGGTATAGGTTCTTTGATCTTTTATGTCAACACAAAGCTGATGAAAGCTTATCTTTCCATGAAACATGCTTCCAGTTGTCATTCAATTGTAGtatgacattttcagtttgccTCATTTTTGTGTCTCACGGATCATTCTGGAAAAATAGACAtgtttcttcttcctcttcttccacACTTGCCACTGTACCAGTATCCTCAAATGTCTTAATAATGGATACTGCAATGCAAAGTGGTAGATTCACCTTCTTTGTGGTTTCCTTTATAGCCATGTGTCAACTTGTAGAGATCAGTGACCATTCATCTGCATTATTCAGAGAGCACTCTTAATTTAACCATGATAACACATGCTACTGATGAATGACTTCTGTGTGGTACAGTCCTCCTATACTATAGGGAACCAGGAAGCCTTTGGATGCCTTTATGTAGCTCCAGGAGTCTCCATTGAACTTCACATTAGCAGGATGTtggtatacattacattacattattacattaccgtcatttaacagatgatcttatccagagtgacttatataagttacaatttcatccatgtatacagctggatatttactgaggcaattgtgggttaaatcatcattaaaaatcatcatttgtgaacaatatgaattTTCTCTCTAAAATGCGATTCAAGTAAGAgtataacacatttaaaattttgacAGCACTTCATTTCTTGAATACCTTGTTGCATTATagacttaatctaaaatggattaaatatatattttttggctgtCGATCTACGTACATTAACTGAGAATGACAACGcgaaaacatttttgttagaatttgcaaatttttgcaaatatattaaaaatcaaaatctgaaatctcatttacataagtattcagaccctttattCAGTACTTTGTAAAAGTATCTTTGGCAGCAATGACAGCTTTGAGCCTTCAAGGGTAAGCCTCTACAAGCTTTGCACATCTGGATTTGGGCAGTTTCTCCCATTCTTCCTGGAAAATCCTCTCAGGCTCAGTCAGATTGGATGGGGCGTGTTTGTGAATTGCCATCTTCATGTTTCTCCACAGATGTTCTGTGGGGTTCAAGTCCAGGCTTTGGCTGGGCCTCTCAAGAACATTCAGAGACTTCTCCCAAAGCCACTCTAGCATGGTCTTGGCTGTATATGCTTCGGGTCATTGTTGTGCTAAAAGGTGAACCGTTGCCCCAGTCTTGCATTCTGGAGCAGATTTTCCTCATGGACCCTACTGTATTTGGCTGCATTCATCCTTCCATCAATTCTGACCAGTCTCCCTGTCCCTGCCACTGAGAACCACCCCCATGGCACAATGCTGTTACCACCATCCTTTACCATAGGTATGGTTTTAGCCAGGTGATGAGCAGTAACTGGTTTTCACCAGACATAGCACTTGGAGTTtaaaataattccatttgtgtcttATCAGACCAGATAACCCTCTTCCTCATGCCCTCAGAGTCTTTTAATTGCCATTTGGCAAACTCCAGAAGGGCTGTCATATGCTTTTAGTCAGGAGTGGCTTCTGTTTAGCCACTCTACCATAAAGGCCTGATTGACGTGTTTCAGAGATGATTGTCCTTCAGCAAGTTCTCCCATCTCTGCAGAGAACTTCTGAAGGACTGTTAGAGTGGCCGTtgggttcttggtcacctcccTGCCAAGGCCCTTCTTGCCCGGATACTGAGTTCCTAGCTCTAGGAAGGGTCCTGATGGTTCCAGACTTCTGCCATTCCACAATGATGGAGCCCGCTGTGCTCCAGGGAAAATTGAAAGCTTTTGAAATGGTTCTACACCCTTGCTCAGATCTATGCCTTGAAATAATTTGATTGCAGAGATCCTTGAAattcatggcttggtttttggtCTGACATGCACTGTGGATTGTGGGACCTTATATACATAGGCGTGTGCCTTTCTAAATCATGTCCATTCAATTCTGGTTCTAGAGACATCTCACCAAAGCAAATAGGATGGATGCATATGAGCTCAATACGGGATGCCATAGCAAAGGGCCTGAATACTAACTTAAATGAGATATTTCAATTACTGTGTGTAGATTGATGGCCAAAAGAATACACTCaatccattttagattaaatctgtaacacaacaaagtgtgtAAAAGGGGTCTGAATTCTTTCCAAAGCCACTGTATCAGGAACAGCAGTTcttcaatgaaatgcaaaataattttggaGAAATTATTAACTGTCAGTTAGACTCTTCTTGATATCAGCGCTGATTGCCATTGATAAGAAATTTGTAGTTTCGTAAATATGTATGCACTGCATGTATTCAGTGCCAACATGCTGAAAACATAATTTGCATCTGTGCAGAGCATGGTAATACTTTTACCGAAAACTTTTTTGTCATATACTTGTTATGTCCACTTCAAGTAGCTGTATACCTAAAATCTGAATAGAACTGTTATAGAATGTAGTGTctcaaatattttatataagaTGTAAACATGATAAAGTGATTTcacaatacagtatatttcacaATGATTGTAAGTATCATTGTGTAGTTTGTTCTTCTTAACAGTTTGGaggcaaatatttcatttggtAGTGCAATTGAAGTTCTGAATTTAGAATGACTCGGCAGTGCATTTCACGTCCGTTATGTTCTTATGAAATGCAATCAGTTGCAGCAAGGGAGTACATGAGTTTGCAAGACTCTAAAGTCATGAAATGAGCACCGTTTTATTTCCAGTTAGATTAGTCACCATGATAATAACACATTGCTGCAGTCTTGCattatccatttgtgttatttcatagttttgatgtctttactattattctaaatagtggaaaatagtaaaaaataaagaaagaaaggcatGTCCAAtcttttgactagtactgtataAATTTCAACCATTTAGGCATaagtctttacatcaaaatgtctttaaatgcagcatatttcctATTATcgtaatcaggtgtgtccaaacgttaCCAGACTTTATGTGtactttttttgtctgaaatttggTAAGTCATGatggataagagcacctgatAAATTACTGAACGTAAATGTAGATGTGCTAATTGCTTTtgccttgacatttttttgtttgtttttttttagagtttaaattctgtgtactgtatatctgtttCTTATGTATTCATATGTTTCCTTCGACTTTCAACAATTTAGAGActcatttaatgaaaatgcagtcTCCTTTGTGTGgtgcaaaaagaaacaattgAAGCCAGTGTTATTTCTAACAATTCAGGTGATACATGACTAACTAAGAAAACTGAGTGCAATTTAGAATTTTGTTTTGACCTGACAAAATATTATATAGGTACTGTAGGTACACCTGCAATTCCAGAAAGAACTCTGTCAAAATGGAACTTCAGTAGAGACAGGAGCAATCATATTCTGCCATATGAGGGCTTGTTCACTGAAAAGGAGTGTCTCCTCCTCGTAGAGCATCTATAAAGGCTGGAGGTATCTGTCTGACACACAGGCACTTGAATCCAACTGCAGCTAACAATTCACAGTtgtgtcacagagaggaaaacatgGTGAGAAACtctaatattacatttaacagtaataataagaTACCTCATAGAGGATaattatttactatttacttcCTGTTCgttaattattataataatatcatataaaatattatgtcaCATCATGTATTATTGTATAGTATGAAGCATTTTAGCTAAACACCAGAAGATACTTCCAGACTGAGAACAGAAATGCTCACTAGTTCCACAACCCCATTTATATTTCCACTTCTTTAAATCATAAACGTAATGTTTGTTGCTCATTGCAGGTGTGTACCAGGGTGTGGATGCcccttttctttgtctttgtccaCCTCCTCTGTCAGGGAGGGGTGTATggtctgactgaaaaaaatttGGCAGACATGATGACTGCCTTGTCTCgagggtgagtgagagggttttttttttttttgatcttcCCTTTCCTATCTGAAAATCCCTCCTGGACTGGATTTTTCTTTATACCTTTTTAAACGTTGGTTCATAATGTCCCTATTTAAGTTTATATTCTAAAGCACAGCTGattctctctgccttctctccaAGGGCTCCTGACTCCAGAGAAACTATGTGTCAGTTAACTAGACTGGTAGCCATTGCAGTGTGGTGACAGGCGGGCAGCAGCACTGCCAGTCTAGTTAATGTGAACATAATTCCACAAGATGTTTTTCGAATATAACAACATGAATTCGTACCACACTCGGCAGATGCTTGTTACTACCTGCAATCAtctacatttgcacatttgtgcCTGATAGAGACTGTTACTGACAGATTTGATCCACTGAAACCATACCCCATTCAATGCACTTTCTGAGATGCAAATAACACAAGTATGGCTTCTAATGCAGTAATCTACAATAATCTATAATTTGCATAATGatttattacatacatacatttgtatataATTCTACATATTATTTAGCCAGTATTTTGAAAGaagagacatttttaaattgatggAAATTTATTACATCCTTCAACTTCAAggaaaatgtaatacatttgaTTGAGAAATATTTGGTTCTTTctaagaaaaaacaaatgacttaTTTATGAAACTGTAACTGGTTGACAACATAAGGCTCTTTTTCACCAAAGGAGAATACAATGCGCCCGGTGAGGGCATCtcagtttcattaaaatgcacccATTATCTTCCGGATCCCCTTGAATTACAGGTGAGGGCAagaaatcacagacacagatggtCATTTTTGTCTGAGGTTGTGATCAGATTAACCTCATTGATTCATCCCGGATGGCCTTCAAACACGCATCAGTCAAAGATGAATCCCTGCCCTTCTCATGAAAACCATAATGGTATGACAGCTGGGTTCATTTGGGTTTAAGGTATatgcacaattaaaaaaaaaaaaatctaaattgtGACATTAATGCATGTTTTCTCTTCTCCAGGCTTGGGGTTGCTAAAAATGGTGACATATGggctgggtgagtgtgtttatattgtattatCAGGAATacttatacatacagtatatgtcatTTATggagtgtatttatttttgaatggaaGTGTATTACCTTCAAAGAGAAAATATCTTTTTCCCTAATATTGTTCATAATCTGAGACATGTAATAgcagtatgaaaaaaatatggaataaTGTGGAAAAGATGGGGTATCTTCATATACTTTATCTGCTTCATACTTTTAtatcatttgtctgttttgttcttgtcTGGGTTTGAATAATGCTATGGATATGATTCAATGAAGTATAGAGAACTTTTCACACTACTGAGTAAGTCCTTTAAACCAGTTTCAACCTGCCTTCACTTTAGTGTGAAAGGATATCACCAAAAATCTAGCCAGCTTTCAAGCAGTTTTTCAGATGACCATTATACACCTTGGACACCACCTTTAAGATAACTCAAAGAAGCTGGATTGACCCTTCGGTTACAAATGATATCAGAGACATCCATTAAGTCAGCTCAATGCAATTTTGGCACCTGTAACTTTGCATTGTGCAAAGTCAACTGTTATCTGATCTTGAATAGGCTGTGACATAACCTTACATgtatcgttattattattattattattattattattattttatttatcacattCAGTGACCAAAACATTGGGACAGAATAGTTCTTTTGCTTCCTATTTGAACAGTATTGAAATACCCATCTTGATAAAAGATGGGAAACCCACTTATTAGAATTATTTTGACATCAGCATGGATGTGGCAGGGTGACAGGAGTGGCTATCTCGCCAGGCAGTGACTGGACAAGAACACAGCAGCTAGAGTGATGTTTTGGCCGCAAGCTTTTAACTTCCCCACTCCAGGGTTGGAGAAAATAGCcaaaacaacaggaaacagacaTTCATTAGCTaagtcaaacaaaaacaacacataccACTCTGTGGTCTCTTGTAACTGCAAGATAACAAAGTAGCTTCTAGTACGTGCTGTATTTAGGCTGCCTTTATCACAGGAACGGCAAAGGCAACAGCCCATGTTAGGCTGATGAGCAATCAGCCTCAGGTgaacatgtgcatgtatgtgaggCAGCTAGTTTCCCAGGTCCTAAAGCCTCCCATTCTGTGCCCAGAAAACATGTGGGAGCAGCTCTCTGTACTATtgccccatcactgcactgccaCAATGATAATACAAATTTAGAATTTGAATATAatgaatactgtatgtcttGTATGGCACCAT
It contains:
- the LOC118779256 gene encoding spermatogenesis-associated protein 2-like, with protein sequence MDAKLREELFKKYAQSLERRAEEAAEELDSGRAKEAELLPEAVALLGAYQTDPGQRFRMVRFYEVAENALRTLRRSSLQGLERAFAMLETVCTNLLLFPWKKEFRAIKTFTGPYVYCLQAALCDTDLRSLLRSMGYSRDHELQFHARDHPGGAPHLRQLAFELFLARAECRLLVEVVALAGGAATEAEAVEARRASREDAAGCAEALRRRDALAGEVSRLSVRQAETERTCLRRPARPSKSVDVTDSAGSWQPANKPVLKASLSLRKEPLFVDAEEDMKDEILRPSPSLLSAPAPPSYVGVADFFPVQSPSAEPYSYHLSSLDDVDLYTECGAYRQPISRPPSRDPRDSRESWVLKGHGVKCQGCGRGCPSLASCQRCEVILCPACHTQEPAPCCGRQDYPKTSPRPLDGYLPAKEKLSVYSNSHSHAHSHSPLLEKPLTMPKPYPSKPIISTANSSGGLGGGGSRCGFCNKPGASHTCINCSKVSCDTCMNLYAKDICTRKNLHHNFVSNHQLNYKTSSISHAVYR